AAAGAAGAGTTGGAGGAGGTTAAAATGGAGATTGAACAGGAAAAAGACCCTTCGGAAGAAATAGGCGATCTTCTTTTTTCTGTGGTAAACCTTTCCAGGTTTTTGAATGTGGATCCTACGCATGCTTTATTTCTTTCCATGGAAAAATTTAGGGAAAGATTTGAAAAAATTAGAGAAAAAACAGATAATAAGATAGAAAAGTTTTCGGATGAGCAACTTGATAAAATTTGGGAGCAAATAAAAAAGGATGAACGAGAAGAAAAAAATTAATGGTAAGCAATTAGTAAAAGAAACGGTTTATGCAATTCTTGCAGGTGTTGTAGGCATTATATTTGTTTCAATTATAACGCATAATTGGGATTTTATTTCAATGATAAAATCGTTTAAAGTTTCTTATCTTGTTTTTGCTTTTTCTTTAATGTTTTTTGATTGGATTATTGAAGCATATGTGATAAAAATTATTGCAAATGCACTTGAGTATAAGATAGTATTTAAGGATTGTTTGAATATATTTCTTATAGGAGGGTTTTTTTCTCGCATTACTCCTTTTGCTGGAGGGGGAGGAGAACCATTTCAGATATTCTTACTTTCACGAGATAATGAGGTAAAACCAGGGGATTCTACAGCCATTGTTGCTATTAAAACATTTATTGGAACGTTTACACGACTTTCTGTTTTTGCACTTCTTCCTATGTGGATTGCTCTTACAAAAACACAATGGCACCTTTCTAAAACTACTAATAACTTGATAAACACAGGAATAATCATTACTTTAATATTTTTTTTATTTTTTATTTTTTCTGTGTTTAAACCACATGTCGTTGAAAAATGGATAGAAAATTTATCAAGGAAAAAGTTTTTTAACAGAATCATTCCGAAAGCGAAATTAGAAAGTTCCATAGAACAGATGAGAAAGATAGTTATAGATTTTGAAACAGCACGCAACAAAATGTTTAAATCGCGAAAAGTGTATATATTACATGCTTTTATATTAAGCTTTGTAGCCTGGGGTTTGGTGTTGTTTACTCCCGTGATTCTTCTCAGAGGATTGGGTGTGCAGTCTCCGTGGCCGCAAATTGTTATTACCGCCCTCATCTTTTTTATTGCTTCGGCTTATATACCTACACCGGGCGGGAGTGGCACTGCAGAGATAGGAATTTTGGCTCTATTTGCAGGGCTTATTCCACAGCCGCTTATTGGTGTGTTTGTCATTGTTTGGAGAGTATTTTCTCATTATTTGCTAATTATTTTTGGTGGAATAACAACCTGGATCAATCTTTCTAAAAAGAAAAAATCTAAACCCCACTAAACAATCTATCTCCTAAAAAGTTTGGGAGATGAGCTTTAATTATTTTTTTATAAACTGCTTTTATGTCATATTGAAAACGTACAATTTCTATAGTGTCGCAAGAAGTATCATAGATTGCAAAGGCGGCTTCAGGATTTCCATCTCTTGGTTGTCCTACACTCCCAATATTAATGAGGTATCGGTTGTCTTTTTTAAGCGTTAATTTGCAATCCTTTATGCAAGAATAATAACTTATTTTTTTATTTTTAGTTTGTATAAAATAACCTGCAACATGCGAATGGCCGAAAAATCCAATCTGGGTTTTGACGTCTGTAAAGTTTTTTACTGCGTCTTGTGCGGTTATTAGATATTTAAAAGGGTTTTTCTCATCAAATGTTCCATGAAAAATAGTAAAATTATCTTGCTCT
This portion of the Caldisericota bacterium genome encodes:
- a CDS encoding lysylphosphatidylglycerol synthase transmembrane domain-containing protein, which produces MNEKKKINGKQLVKETVYAILAGVVGIIFVSIITHNWDFISMIKSFKVSYLVFAFSLMFFDWIIEAYVIKIIANALEYKIVFKDCLNIFLIGGFFSRITPFAGGGGEPFQIFLLSRDNEVKPGDSTAIVAIKTFIGTFTRLSVFALLPMWIALTKTQWHLSKTTNNLINTGIIITLIFFLFFIFSVFKPHVVEKWIENLSRKKFFNRIIPKAKLESSIEQMRKIVIDFETARNKMFKSRKVYILHAFILSFVAWGLVLFTPVILLRGLGVQSPWPQIVITALIFFIASAYIPTPGGSGTAEIGILALFAGLIPQPLIGVFVIVWRVFSHYLLIIFGGITTWINLSKKKKSKPH
- a CDS encoding metallophosphoesterase family protein, translating into MKYGIISDVHSNVEALNAAIGKMKDNGVESIICCGDIVGYGPDPEECITIFKELPIHSVIGNHDYAINYINEEQSFNTYARLAIRWTRKKLSKNSKTFIKNLPFFSEQDNFTIFHGTFDEKNPFKYLITAQDAVKNFTDVKTQIGFFGHSHVAGYFIQTKNKKISYYSCIKDCKLTLKKDNRYLINIGSVGQPRDGNPEAAFAIYDTSCDTIEIVRFQYDIKAVYKKIIKAHLPNFLGDRLFSGV